The genomic window gagagagagagagagagagagagagaaattaatAACTATATACCTGCATTAATCCCACTTTTTGTCCAACTTCTTTTTCGATGTGCTGTTTATCATTTCACAAGTCAAGTCTAAACTTCTGtctaaaatattaatacaaatgCAAGTAACCACAATCagaccttttaaaattttgcaaattaagAAGTGGAAAACCATTAATATATTTGTGTTATGTTTacaaagtgagattttaaaatcttacaaaaaatCATTAGAACTAAGAAAACTTTATAATTAGCATCAATCATACAGTCAGAGCCATGTTTAATTTAATTACCATAACTTGTATAGAAAATGTAGTGCAGATATCTTTGAGCTCAGGACAAATATCTGGATCCTGGatctttcattcattcattgtCTTCAGACTGCATCCAAGAAATCTTACAAACCTCTGCACTACTACATCCATTTGCTACAAATTATAATACTCTGTCAAACAGTGTTACtcattatttgatattcattgAACCTAATTAACTTTACTacaataatattacatgtttaaaaaataaacatcatgCTGCAGTTTTGAAGAAATGTAAGAAATTTTTGTAATTATGTACTGACTTCTTCATAATCTCTGACACTGTGTTATTTGATGCCATCTGTGATGTGTCCACTAGTCACTGCAttcctaaaataaaaacacGTTTTTCAATTagcatgtaataaaaattacactataaatattgataaagattttttaaaaagaaaaataaattgaattgatataaatatttcaatgaaaagatataaatcattgtacaatttgtgttgacacaaaataattcaatagGAATTTCCCTGTGGgattgtaaagactatttccATTAATAACTGATTTAAAACAGCAATATAAGAcatactcgttgctttgcaatgaGCTTTGCTTTAGTTTTGGGGGCTACTTTCACTTTCCAAGTTTTTAAATGCGTCtgatcttaatatatttttcaaatctacATGTTTATGCTTGTTTACCATTAAACTTGTAAGGTCTAAATAAACTATAGACAGTAAGCTGTTGAGTTGTAACTTTGTGTGAAGAAATTTACAGACCTAACCTTTTCTGAGATATTCTACATTCTGTCATTCGTAAACATGGTAATTACTGTATGATTTATTCActgtatttttataacaatttcaaCAGCCTTAGAGGTTCAATTATAGAGctggtttttaaaaagtttaacaacAATGATGACCGTCGGTTGCAGTTGTTGacattacattattttatacaGTATGGTTTTTCAATCCGAATTTTCTAGAAGAACACAACTACAGCCCGTAGATTGACTCATTGCcactatataattttaaataggtAAATAAAAACGAATTCTTACCTTATAAGTACAAGTTTAAATCCATCCTGCAGATTGATCTTCTGCCTCCGTGACGTAAAATCTGACGTATGTTTATGAACACTAAATTTAAAACCGATTCAGGCTTAAATCCGGATTTGTTAACGAAACacttcatatgaaaaaaatgcatgGCTAATGTtgattatataatttgtttatacaCGTATTCATTACtacatatctaaaaatttaagcCAACAAACATGTTTAATCAACATAACGCAAATTGAAAACATATCGTCGCTGCGCTTCCAAAACCTCGTAAGTCAAAAAATGCGCGGGATACTGTTTTTTCCATTTTAGAATTGATACCCCAGCCTCCGTTATACTCTCAAAAAATCGTATCTATACGCCAATTAGAAGTCCTTAAATTATACATGTGACAAAACCTCGTAAAATAATTGGTCGTCTGGGCTTATTCCAAAACATCGTAcgtcaaaagaaaaaaacacacCGTGTGATAATGAAGCTGCAGATCACTGAAAATACAGGTAAACTGTCATTTCgtttattattgtgtttaattaataaataaacatgcaaAGAATGCACTACTTTAGTACATGTTCATGCtgaattaaatattataatgtcAAAGAGAGTAGAAATCATCTAATGAGCAGCTAATGAACGATTTTTTTCCCGTTTTTGGCTTCGCAAAGTGTAGGAAATATGTCTAatgttattttgatatcaacgtttatatttttaatgcttgattaaatcaataaatacttctttcaaacttttttctGGAGATACgatgatttgcaattttaactTGAATGAATGATACGTGACATACGACAATTTGAAAGAATCTTTGATTAAGTTGACATCTATTTTCAAATTAGATCAGTATGTAATTATAATGTTTTAGCATACTTTCGATCAATATACTAAAAATTGAAGTTGTATTTTACATTTGAAGGTGAACAATATTTTCTGTTAGTGTCTACCAAATCAAACGACATGCATGCATTTTTACTTTAGTAATTTTACAatctaaataatgaattttagatGTCAGATTCTGAAGAGGACTGGCCTGAGTGGAATTGTTTTGAGTGTCATCGTGTTGCTGTGAACTCTGTTTGCCTTGATTTGCAGATCTTAACAAAAGAACATGTAATACTTGTTGATGTAAATGGAGAAAAATGGGTGCAATGCATGTGTAATAGACGATTTCATTTGAACTGTACAACAAATCTTCCTAAAAACGTGGAGGAATCAGATTTTGCAgacatatatatctgtaattATTGTGGTTGGTTTATGAGTGGGGCGTACGATTCTGAAAATGCAACAGCCTTGTAAATGGGAAAGAAATGAGACAGATATCAACGCAAGAGTACATTCAATTCAACCTGTTGTATCACTTTTACAAAGTAGAGAACGTGGTGATTTCTCGAGAAAAGGCCAGCATTTtcaatttatagaaaatatctATTATTCTTGGTTTCCAGAAACAACACCAAGAGCAATAATCATTGAAAGACGTGGTAACGATTACAAAAAACTAGAATTCAAATTTCAtccaaattgtaaaaatggctGTTAATTTACCTCTCTCACGTGGACATCTTCTTTTGCAATcatctttaaataaaaacaaggaaATTAGTCATACAAACGAATTCAGAAATTTTCAAATCCAGGGATCCTTTGTTACAGAATCAGTAGacgagaatgaaaaaaatcaatgtgatGGAAATGAAAACATACAATTTGAAAATGATGTACATAATGAGTCTGATGATGAAATGCTGTACGATAGTTGTGATGATCCAGTCTGGAAAcccaaaagaaaagaaatgctATTAAGCAGCTCAGACAGCGAAACAGATTGTAGCAATAAACGTAAAAGAAAGAGAAGAAAACCGTCTAAAAACAAGCAgatcaagaaaaacaaaactgttaGTATCACGAACAAATCAGTCAATGAGACAAATgcaaaaatcaatgatattggTAAGGAAATCTTGAGATCTGCTGAAAATCGAGAGGCTCCAagtaacatttcaaaatatcacatttacGAAGAACAGATTCCGTTTGAAAAAGAAGTGATTCTTGAGGAGCAGAGTCGATCAGAAACTGTACCTCCTGCACAACCGCACATTGACCAAAACAACGAGTTGGAACGCGAACAATCAGAAGCTGAAACTCAGACTATTGTTGATAGACAACAAATTCATTCAGAGAAGGCCAATGACATGGAAACCACACAGGAACCCAAGAAACCTAGAAAAAGAAACCCATCAGATTGGgagagaaataaacaaaaagcatTACGAATGCAAGGTAAAAAGTATAAAGGGATGACGAAAATTGACGGTCACTACAAATTTACAGTGGAGAGACCAGAAAGAGTGATGAAAGAAAGAAAGTGCTCAAGAAAATGCCAGAACTGTTCTTCGATAGGCGAGGAAGAAAGAAGAAGCATTTTTAACCAATTCTGGAACAATATGGACTGGGATCAGAAAAAAGTCTACATCTTAACGTTGGTGGATGTGAAAGGTTGTAAACAGAGAAAGCAAGATGAAGATGTTAGCAGGCGTTCTAGATCTCTAGTTTACCATTTCAAACGAAACCATGAAAGGATTCCAGTTTGCAAATCCATGTTTCTGCTTACCTTTGGCATTGGCGAAAAGACTGTTTATACCTGGATTGATAATGCTAATATAGGAATTCCTAAGCCACCCACCAAACGACAGATACAAAGTCGAGCTCCAGAAAAGGTTACTTTTGCAAATGATTATTTGAAACAACTTCCAAAGATGCCATCACATTATTGCAGATCGTCTACCTCGAAACAATATTTGGAACCAACTTTTAACTCCTTTTGTGAACTCTACAATGAATACGTTGAAAAGTCTAAACAATGTAACAAACCATTCCTGTCAAGGAAAACGTTTACGGAAGTGTTTGAAAGCCAGAATCTCTCTTTATTCAGTCCTAAGAAGGATCAGTGTGATATATGTTGTGGCTTTGAGACCAAAAATATATCAGAAGAGACCTACGCGAAACATTTAGAGATGAAGTTGGCAGCACGCACAgcaaaagaaaaagataaagaaaGGGCACTTGTAGAGGACAATCTGAAAGTAATTGTGTTTGATTTGCAGGCCCTGCTTCTTTCCCCTTTGTTGAAAGCAAGCTCTATGTATTACAAGACGAAATTGGGTTGTCACAATTTCACAGTATTTGATTTGTGTACAAAAGATGTGACATGCTACTTTTGGCATGAAGCGGAGGGCGATTTAACAGCAAATGCATTTGCCTCATGTGTAACTGATTATGTAGATAATCTTGATGAAAGAATCGAAGAAGTCATCATGTATAGTGATGGATGCACTTATCAAAATAGGAATGCTGTGTTAGCTAATGCCTTGTTAAAAGTAtcacatgataaaaaaattcgCATTGTTCagaagattttggaaaaaggACACACGCAGATGGAGGTGGACAGTGTTCATAGTGTAATTGAGAGGAAACTCCACAACAAACCGATCTATAGTCCACAAAATTATGTCGACATCATGAAGGCATGTAGACCATCTAAGCCATATACCGTGCGGTATTTGACACATGATTTCTTCAAAGATTTCACTTCCTTAAATTACTACCAGTCGATTCGCCCTGGAAGCAAAGCTGGCGATCCTACCGTTACCGATCTCAGGGTGTTGAGATACTTACCTGATGGTACAATTGGATACAAGTTGCATCATGACGGGGATGAGTTTTTGGAGTTTCCAAGACGGGCTAAGCTTCGTTCACCTGCAGATGATGATGCTGTTGGAAGTTTATATCAGCAACGGATTGAAATCAAAGCAGTAAAATATGCCCATCTTCAAGAGTTGAAAAGGGTTATTCCTGGCGATTATCACCCTTTTTATGACAGTTTGCCACACACATGAGTCTACCATACCTACCTGAACTTTGTGAATTCAACTGTTTTGACTTTtgataattaagttttttttcccCTGCAGTAAAGCTATACTGTTTAGACGTTGTAAGTCTTGTTTCACTTTCATGAACCATGAAACTGAAAGCCTAAATCTTTTGTTAATTTCTTGTTCTACGTTGTTGTGTTGAAAGTAAATTTTTTGCAAACATGTAATGCgttattattaattaatgttcagaatcaaattttacacggtgaataaatcaaattttacacgGTGAATACTATAGATGATAACGTTTTCAATTCATAAAGGGGGTAAAAAGTAGAAAATGAACCACATAGGTCAATCTCATCTCTAGTGTGTATGGTTGAAAACGTTCATTATCAATTATTAAACTAGTTTGATTAATATTATGTAGAAACAGTGTTTGACAAAAGGTCGTAAGTACcagaaaaattacaaaaaattgagaCAAATCATCGTATGTCCGGTATACTCTATACTGTGCACAGTAGTTTAGATTGCAAATCAGCATCTTCAAAACAATGGTAATGAATGATAATTGTGAAAGCAATGTTGATATGCCACTAAAAGAAAACGCATAAAACAGTTTTTTGCCTCTCctgaaaattatcaaatattgtcGTACGAGGTTTTGGAAGCGCAGCGACGATATGCTGatcatatgttttaaacaaacatatgttcaaaatat from Magallana gigas chromosome 9, xbMagGiga1.1, whole genome shotgun sequence includes these protein-coding regions:
- the LOC136271618 gene encoding uncharacterized protein, translated to MLYDSCDDPVWKPKRKEMLLSSSDSETDCSNKRKRKRRKPSKNKQIKKNKTVSITNKSVNETNAKINDIGKEILRSAENREAPSNISKYHIYEEQIPFEKEVILEEQSRSETVPPAQPHIDQNNELEREQSEAETQTIVDRQQIHSEKANDMETTQEPKKPRKRNPSDWERNKQKALRMQGKKYKGMTKIDGHYKFTVERPERVMKERKCSRKCQNCSSIGEEERRSIFNQFWNNMDWDQKKVYILTLVDVKGCKQRKQDEDVSRRSRSLVYHFKRNHERIPVCKSMFLLTFGIGEKTVYTWIDNANIGIPKPPTKRQIQSRAPEKVTFANDYLKQLPKMPSHYCRSSTSKQYLEPTFNSFCELYNEYVEKSKQCNKPFLSRKTFTEVFESQNLSLFSPKKDQCDICCGFETKNISEETYAKHLEMKLAARTAKEKDKERALVEDNLKVIVFDLQALLLSPLLKASSMYYKTKLGCHNFTVFDLCTKDVTCYFWHEAEGDLTANAFASCVTDYVDNLDERIEEVIMYSDGCTYQNRNAVLANALLKVSHDKKIRIVQKILEKGHTQMEVDSVHSVIERKLHNKPIYSPQNYVDIMKACRPSKPYTVRYLTHDFFKDFTSLNYYQSIRPGSKAGDPTVTDLRVLRYLPDGTIGYKLHHDGDEFLEFPRRAKLRSPADDDAVGSLYQQRIEIKAVKYAHLQELKRVIPGDYHPFYDSLPHT